CTGACTCTGTGTGGGAAAAGCTACACAGCCACTCATGGCCCATAGGCCAACTGTCGACAACTGATGTGATGGGTTAAAAACACCAAGACTGGGTAGTTTTTCTGTGGTTCAATAGCCTGTACTCTCTGAAGATGTCTGAGGGTTTTCCTTCCTGTGAAGTGAAAATAGAAAAACCTCACCTCTAACAATTCTACTCATCATTCTGTATGAATCTTGTACAAAACAGGCAACAAGCACAGAACTTTCTTCAAGTTGCCAGAGCTTTAGTTGGTTCAACAGAATAtgtggtttaaaaacaaacaaaaaaaagagaaatgtgctTTGATTCCTACTGCTTGATAAATTTCATTTCCCAATAATGAATATCAAACATCTGCAGTGAGAAACCCCAATCACTGAATCTGCAAGCTTTTGCTTTACTTACTTGTATTTTAAGAGCAGCCACTGAATTAACCAGAGTCCTACAAGGATCATGCCATTAATTTCACAAATAGAAAAGGCCCACTGCACCCGGTTAAAATGGTCAAAAAACGTGTCCGGTAGTGGAGGCTGCACCTCCTTAGGAGGTACTCGTTCATGGACGACCGAGATCATCACTGTGGTGAGAACAAAGCAGGAAAGTGCATAAAGAAAGGCCAGGAAAGTCTTGCCCCACTCCATGGGGTACTGGGAGCGCTCTGGCTCTGGCATGGGGATCTTTATCATCTCCTTCCTATACCCATTTGGCATCCCCTTGGGTTTGACCTTGATGCTGAAGCTGCCATCAGGGGCGAGGACGTCTGTGCCAATGCAGAGGTGCCCATTGGCGTGGCCATTCTTGTGTGCTTCCAAGTGGTGCTCCATCTTCAGGGTCTCTATCATGTGCAAGAGCCGCTGCCCATTGTCGGAGGAGACTCGGCACAGGGGGGGTTTTGTGAAATCCTCCTGGGTTAGGTTGATCAAGTCGCGGCCTGTGAAATGTTCCAGAGGCTCACAGTATTCTGGCATAGCATTCTCCTGCAGCCAGTCTGCCACCTTCTTGGGTGACCAATAAACCACTTCCTTCATTGTACTGGCAGACAACACGCGGCCCCCCGCTTGCTCCCAGCAGGTCAGCAGTCACCGTTCCTGCAGGGCAGGACACTGTGCCTCCGTGGTGCACTCATCCTGTCAGGCCTCATGACAGACTTGTGTGGCGAGATGGTCAGGGCAGTTTTTAAACACTTCATGTAGCTGTCCGGGGTTCTTGAGTGCTTGAGCATTAATTCACCTCATTTTTGAACAAGATTCTTCCTTCTGTGGAGGTAAGAGAAAAGGTCAAGACACTGGGACTCGAAAATCAATCCCCTCAAAATGCAAAACCTTAACATGCAtgaggaaaatggaaaatcagGTACTGGTAAAAGTCCATAGTTTTCAAACATGTATTAGTTTAAGGGACCACTGATTCCCTGGTTAGTCTTCCCTAAAAGAGCATTAAATTGGACCTGAGATGGATCAAGTCAAAGGCAGTGGTAGATTTGCTAAGAAATAATTCGACAGTGCTTTAGACATTGCTCAGTACTGATCAGtgattcgtttttttttttttttttttttttttggtggtacgcgggcctctcactgttgtggcctctcccgttgcggagcacaggcaccggacacgcaggctcagtggccatggctcacgggcccagccgctccgcggcatgtgggatcttcctggaccggggcacgaacctgtgtcccctgcatcggcaggtggactctcaaccactgcgccaccagggaagccctgatcagtGATTCTTTTTGTGCTTATTACATGGTTCCTGAGATCATCTTAAAGAATGTATCAAATCTGCTTAATCTACCACTCTATCTGgtgaagaaatgttttaaaacattaagaaCGCACACAACTTAATAGATATcataaaagaaaatcacagaaatgTTGAGCTTCAGGATCATCTGGCCCAACAATTTTATCCTGTTCTATAAAAAGTCAATGAGTTCCTTTTTCCAAATGTGCTTGGACCCCAAATCTATAAAAGAGTTATAAATGTAGATGCTTAGGTTGAAACAGATGGAATGAAGGGCCAGGGTCCTCCTTGCTCTGATGATATCTTTACTCCCAGCCTCCAAGAGGTTTCGTGGGATACCATAGTTTCAAAATCAGTGCTCTGAACCAACTCCCTCACTTAGGCGCGAGGAAACTGAGTACCAGAAGGTCAAGGAACCTGCCCGTGGTCAAGTGGCAGCTTGCATAAAAGAGCTACAAGTCCTGgtttactatatttatttattaaaatacttaaCCAGTGATGTGGCGGTAACCAAAATGCACACCTGGAGGGGAGAGTCAAAAGCAGAATTcgaagttttataaatttatttatgtataaatatatgtataaaaatgtatatattatatatacatatatttaaccaCAATTATGGTTAATGAACATAACATTGCATAAAATAATGGGAAAGAAATATATCACATACTGACTGAAGTTCTACTTGATGATGGGCCTGGGGACATTTTCTACTTCTCTCCCACCTACTTTTCTTTAATAAGCATGTACTAATTTtgtaataatcatttaaaattttaaaaaaaagttaaaaataaaagacctaGCTCTCTAAAAAAGCATCATGGTTAATGAAAGATGGCCTTTGGCAAAAGACAGACCGTAGTTTGACTTTCAGCATCTCCATGTATAACCTACTACTTGAACTTCAGCTTATTAATCTCTAAAATGGACATAATCAAATATCTCCTTCACAGGGGTGTTGTCAGTACTTTAAACACCACATGCGAAAGTTGATGATACACAACCTAGCACTAAAAAGGgtctgcttttttgtttctgttttctatggctgagcagcattccattgtaaatatatacactacaccttctttagccattcatccatGGAGGCACacaggttatttccatatcttgggtactgtaaataatgctgcaaagaacaAAGGGGTATATATGCctctttgaattagtgttttcctattcttcagataaatacccagaagtggaatagctggatcacatggtagtcctctttcaatttttttgagAACCcttatactattttccatagtggctgcatcaatttacattcccaccaagtgtacacttgccatttttgacaacatggatggatctagagggtattatgctaagtgaaataagtcatatgataccacttatatgtggaatccaaaaaaaaagaaaaaaccacaacaaaacaaaacaaaacttacagatacagagaagacattggtggttaccagaggagaggAGGGTTGGAGGTGAGTGAAATCGGTGAGAGAGGAGTCAATTATATGGTGCCCGATggcaactagacttattgtggtgaccacTTTGTAGGGTACACACATATCAAATTATTGTAGAATATAAAACTAAGGTTATTTGTCAATTACGCCTCAGTAAAAAAAGGTagggtctttttttcttcctaaattttcTATCATATCCAATAGTTAACTGTCCGCTATAGCTCATGATGAAAACATACTCTCCAACAGTgggctaactttttttttaatctcaaaagaatgttgtgttgggacttccctggcagtctggtggttaagactctgcacttctaatgcagggggcgtgggtttgatccctgatcggggcactaagatcccacatgcctcagggcgtgccccaaaagtaaaaaacaaaataaaataaaataatgttgtgCTAACTGCAAAAAAACCTGCACAAGTTCGTAGGTTTAAGAGATAGAAATCAGTGACGACACTGTTTCCTAAGTATGCTTTGCGGAATAATAATCTGATAAAGGGctccatgctttaaaaaaaaaaaaatcaaatgagccTAGGAACTGCATACCATAATCCTTCCTAGGGCCAGCAGTACACATTAGTATGTTAGAAGCTCCTGGAAATCCTCCAGTAAAGAAACTCTACCAGGATTTCTTAAACTGACTTCATCAAGGCTGTCCTGCTCTCCATCCCTTTTCCTCCCTAGTAACTATGAACTCCCTATGGACACACTGggaggtactggcacaaacaggACCTGAACTCAGGTCTTCTGATTTCAAAGTCCAAACTTGTCCCTACTGAACCCCCAAATCTGACTCTGGAATGAAAATGGACAGTATGTCCAACTTCCAACTTCCCAGACCAATAACAATCAACCAAATGGCAGTAAAGCTTAAAAGCTATTCCAGACCTTGCAAAACAGTTGGGCATCGTCTCTTCTGAGCATCTACAGTGCTGTGCACCTTCCCGACATATTCCCTTGTGGTCAAGTGTCTGTCTAGACTGTCCCAGGGGGCTATGAGTGACCATGGAAGGGCTACAATCTTTAAGCATCCATGTATCTTACCTTCCCAGGGCCCAGAAGGTACTCAATCAATATCTACTCAATATCTAAGGGAATGTCCCTCATAACTAGCAACATGTAGACGGTTTAATGGAAAGTAAAACTACTGAAAATGGCACTGATACTGAAAATTGCTTTCAAACAACTTGAATGGTCAAGGAGAATAAGATGGGCATCCTCCAGAAAGAAATATGAAACCAAAGTGAGTCTCTGGCCACTTAAAAACCACTACAGAGGGGCTTCAATCATCACTACTACTACCTAGAGTGACAAGAAGAAACTCACCAAATGGGAGTCCTGGCAGAACGTCCTGTACGAAAGGAAATCTCTTGGCATCAGACCCCAAACCTCTCTCCAAATATTCCTCAGCAGAATTAGGATAAGAGCCGAGGGAACACTCAACAGCTTGAAGTGGTTATGAGAATTCTAAAGAAAAATCCTCGATTGAATGTTCAGGCCCAAGGAAATGAACATGGGCTTTTCATACAGGTTCTTCATTTCTCCCCTTGCCTGATGCAGGAAGTCCACCAGGAGGGGAAAGCCCCTCAGAACCACAAAGAACAGACCAAGGCCAAGGTACTATTTCACTTCTCTTTGATGAGGAAAGTCAGATAATCTCCTCTTCAGACACAATCAtcttcaaaatagaaaaatatcagaTGGTAGGAGACCATATAGGGCCATGAGACACACACacgcgcatacacacacacacacacgctctctctctctctctctctctctctctggcactGCAAGCTTCTATCCAAATGAAGAAACACTAATCTTGCAAAAGCAAGCCCGTCAGGCAGTCTGAGATAGCCAGTAGAACTCTTAAGAGACAGCAAGATAACCCAATAGCTTCCATTAATTGACTAGGACAAAAAACTGTTCACTCCTTAAGACAGTTCCTGTGATTCCCCCCTGTTTGGAATGCTCCTTCGAATCCTCTTCAACAAGTTCCAGATTCTTCCCTTAGCCTTTAAGGTCCTTCTCTGCAAAGCCTTTCCTGGCCACTCCTTCACAATCTTTCCCCCCTCTCTGAATTCCTACGTCACTGTTATCTGTGCCACAAAATATCATTTCACTGTCTTGTGTGCACGATGTGGTAGAAAGAGCACCAGCTGTGTGAGGCTGGGAGCCTGCAGTTGAGACCCAACTCAGCTACGTCTCTTCTTGACAAAATCCTTTAACCTCTTCAAGCTCAgattcatctggaaaatgggattaACAACCACCTTACCTACCTTCCCATGGGCTGCTACTGCTGTGACGAGCATGTAAAAGGAATGAAAGCTATTAATTACTCCAAGAAATACATCTTGCTCTTTTTGTAATATCCTGCTTCCTTTCTATTTGCCCAACAGGGCCCATAGTGACATTTCATAACTATTTAATGAAGCTGCCACTTccaaatggcatttttaaaagcccaaaTCATTCGGACACACATGAGGAAACACATCTTTCCGAAtttcatgagaaaataaaatttatatttcaagcAAGATCTGAAGCTTGAAAATGAAGGCATACACGCAGTTTTCTTGCAGCTGATGCTGAAATCACGTGATAGGGAAAAATACTCATTTCTATGGAAGTAACTATTGGGCAGCTACTCAGTACTTCAAAGGCCACAGCTAAAACATGAGGACTTAATCACTGACCCCAGACTCTGGCTGTAGGAGGAGAGGTGAGACAGTGACTGCTCCCTGGACCCATACACTCAACTTAGAACATATTGTGGTGTTTCTGAGAAGGGAAAGGCAAACTGCTTTCATATCTAGACCCAGAAGACTGTACGTTAGGCTGGACTCAGAAAACAACTATTACCACCATCATCCAGAAAAGCCACCCTGAATCCATTACTGGGAGAAAGTTAAGAAATAACGTAGCGCTCAAATCATTAGACTTAGTTCTCAGAACTGGGAAGATgtcatagaagaaaaaaagctgTATATAAACTCTTTATTCCAAAACACTACAGAATTTGAGAGGTGGAAGAGGTGCTGGAACTCTCATGCATCTGTAACTTTTGGACATAAGTAAACTACAGTCCAGGGAGATGGTGATTTGTCTAAAATCTCATACACAGCAAAGAGTTAGTTCTGGGTTTAGGCAGAGACTCAAGATGCTTTTCAGGGCTTTCCCACTATAAATAGTCAATGGTCTCACAGATTTGAGAATGTATGAAAGATAATctgaaaagtctttttaaaacttaTGGAGTCCTAGAAGATAAAGGGCAGGAAGAACACTTCATTATATATTCTAAACTCACCAAGGttttaactaaataaaaaataaatctgtgaaTACAATTCAGCTCCAATTCTTAAAATAGGTATTTTAGGCTTTAATATTAAAAAAGGCATTAGATAATATTCCACCACACACTATAACCTCTATAAATAATCATCAAAGCCAGatgtctaaaaaaagaaaaaataagttaaagCAATTATCCtggtactgaaaaaaaaaaacattaaccaGCAAAATCACTAAATAACTCATTTATGAATATTTACCCTTATTCAAAAAGAATCTATTATATTATCTTGTTATCTGACATTGTCTAGGAACAAGACATTGTTGCATTAACAAAAAGCAACCATATGAATTACACACTGAacacaatttttcaaaaattagaatACCACAAAATACACAGTACAACTATCCACACAGAAAATGCTCAGAAAATCTGAGTTTTAATGCTTATTCTGGCATTAACTTGTACTCCAAtatcagggcctcagtttcctataGTGGAATAGTTCATTCCATTTGCTTGTTCCATTAATTAAGGGAATTCACATGTACCTGACAGTGGTTTGGATAACATAGagcaatacattaaaatgtaagaaatgattatactgaatataatttattCTCCTTTGAAGATTCAATGAACTTCTAAAACAAAGGCCATGAAATTAAGAATtgcattttcatgatttttttaaggCACGATGGACCCAAGATTGAACAAACATAGCTGGCATAACAGTGAAGAAGCTATAGAGAAGTTCCAGATGTTTCTAAATGCTGATAATGCCAAATGAAAGTAGGAAGCAGTACATAGCATAATTGCCAAGTAAACTTCCCGCTCCACGCTCCATGTATCAAATCTCTAAGAACAAAAGCAACGTGGGGCACACACATGATTTTACTCTACTAGCTTATATAATCAACTTGATGCAAAATCAAAATTTGGTGAGCATGTGATATTTAGCTCAGACTTTACAACATGAAAGTACCTGTGGGTACTttgttaaagagaaataaaatcaagaatTGATAttatggggcttctctggtggcgcagtggttaagaatccgcctgccaatgcaggagacacgggtttgtgtcctggtccaggaagatcccacatgccacagagcaactaagcctgtgtgccacaactactgagcctgcgccctagagcacgcaagccacaactgctgagcccgcatgctgcaactactgaagcccacaagcctagagcccgtgctccacaacaagagaagccaccacaatgagaagcccgcgcaccataatgaagagtagcccccattcgccacaaccagagaaagcccgcgtggagcaacaaagacccaatgcagcccccccaaaaagtaaagaaaataaagaaataggaaaaaaaaaagaattcatactATTTTATTGTGAAACAGACGAACTGCCTTTCTGTAAACGCTTCAAGCCCACATAAAGGTCTTTACACCTACTAGAACTTTCCATAAAAGTCAACAGTAACCTAATGGACCTTTTAGGGCAATGCAGCCCACTGAAATACTCATGAGGTAGGTGTTAAGTCTTCTCTGACTCAATTTGGATAGCTCCTGAATGCTTTTCTCCAAACCAATCTAATTAGCTGTAAgattttttggttgttatttaaCAAGTaaagaattaatttaaatagGCAGAAttcataaaattgtatttatctgaagaagaaaaaatggcTAGAATAACAACCACACAGTTTCAATCTACTGTTGAGGAGATTTTAGATGACTTTTGATGCTTTAACCTTTAAAtcgtaatttattttaaattgctatTACGTGAAATGTTCACAATTCCATAGTCAACTCTGGTTAGCAAACCGTCCCTTTTGAAATGGCTCCTTGAACTAAGTATATGCTGGCCTATTTGGCTGAGATACAAGAAAGAAGAGCTTGCCGAAGTAAACATACTTGCCTCATGGTCCACTTAAACTGTTAGAAGAGCCTCATATGGACATCTTTGGGTCTCCTCTCTGCCTTGTTTATTTAatgatgtttaatattttgattcTGCAATATCTGAAATGTATTCTTTCTCTGCAGTTGCCCTATAACTAACCCAACTGATAGCCTCCCTTTTTGTATCTCCCTCCCTAATGACCCATTCCAATGTAGTAGCCCTCAGTGTTCCAGAGGGAAAGATGATTTTTGGCTGACAAAGGTAGTATATATAACACAATGACAAGAAACCAGCCATGTCAACTGTATGCTATAAATCATGACTCCAGTGGTTCTCTGACAGTGTGAAATACAAAACCGTTTCATCTATTTCTTGGAAAGTCCTACCACCAGCAAGCCTAGCTCGTTCCATTTCCTATACACCAGGCCTCCGTTTGGGTTTTCTCTGAAGGAATGTAAATATTTagtaaccagggcttccctggtggcgcagtggttgagaatctgcctgccaatgcaggggacacgggttcgagccctggtctgggaagatcccacatgctgcggagcaactgggcccgtgagccacagctactgagcctgcgcgtctggagcctgtgctccacaacaagagaggccgcgacagtgagaggcccgcgcactgcgatgaagagtggcccccgctcgccgcaacttaagaaagcccttgcacagaaatgaagacccaacacagccaaaaataaataaataaataaatttatatacataaaaaatttagtaaccagaaaattcaaagaatCATTTATTGtggcaaaaattagaaacaacctaaaattGAGAATTAAATACATCATGATATAACAGAATACTAAGCCTCCACTAAAGACTAGACTATACTTTTATATTTACTgtgatacatatttatatatatgtgtatatacagttTTGTCAAACAGGTTACAAAAGAGAATGATACCATTTTTGGAAAAAAGTCTAGAAGGTGTATATCACCTTTGAACTGTTACCTTTGGGagataaaattatgaaataatttttggctttattttctccagtgttttctaatttctctgaTAAAGACATATTACTtgtgtttagaaaagaaaaacgttTTTCTTTCAAGCATATTCTGTTTTTAAACACATAGGCTgcattgtaaaattaaaaatagatgctTCCTacatttgctttctttaaaaatatgaaatgggcTTGCAGATTTCCCTAAATAACTGGAACTTTTGCCCTCTGTGTATAATTAGGTTCCAAAACCATCATATTCACCAAACATAATGGTCTCAGGATAAGAGCCAAACCACCCACAAAGATGAAGCTGAAATCTGAACTTAAGTGCATAAAGAAATCCCAGTCTCAGATATTTCCCatcattccagagagaaaacaacaacaaaccctcAGAATGACAACTCTTCTATCATCTAGATTTTCTTCAGTATCCATCTATCCAGTctactgccaaatgtaaaaaccatttgaAAACTCTGTCTTGTTGTCATTATAATAAGGAAAACTTTGCATAACTCTAATGACAACTAATCACTATAGTTTTCCCCTGGGGTTTCATTCTTAGAACCCAATTACCAAAACTCTGAAGAGATTTATTCCCACTCAGCTGATGAACTGCCTCTCTAGGTCTGAAACCAGCAGGGCTATTTTATAATATTCATCAAGTTAATCTGTAGTCCTGAGACAAAGACTCCATCTGGCAACTCAAGAATGTTAGGACATAATCAATGTTTCCAAATTCCATGGCTCTCATGTCCAGCTATTGTGCACAACGGTGATCTTATCTGCCCCAAGAAGCCTGGGAAGGGCGAACACAGGCTCTTATTTCCATCACACCTCACTCCatccccttccttttttcctcttcctctttttttaaaataaaagctaaaacccTTCCACTTTACTGCTTGTTCAGCTGGAATTAAAAAGACTGCACGTACCTCTGAATCTATCATAAATGTAAATCGGGGCTATGAAAAAAGTCACTGGCTTGGGAAAAAAGATGAAGCCATGTTTTCCCatcctgtggttttttttttttttttttttttttttattattctaagcaattttatttatttattggctgcagaggcatgcgggatcttagttccctgaccagggatcaaacccgcacccctattccacagtggaagtgcagagtcctaaccactggaccgccagggaagtccctattatttattttttatttaatttgatttttttttaaacatctttattggggtataattgctttacaatggtgtgttagtttctgctttataacaaagtgaatcagttatacatatacatatgttcccatatctcttccctcttgcgtctccctcccttctaccctccctatcccacccctccaggctgtcacaaagcaccaagccaatctccctgtgccatgcggctgcttccaactagctatctaccttactatgtttgttagtgtgtatatgtccatgactctctctcgccctgtcacagctcacccttccccctccccataacctcaagtccgttctctaggaggtctgcgtctttattcctgccttacccctaggttcttcataacatttttttttcttaaattccatatatatgtgttagcatacggtatttgtcttttcatcctgtgtTTTTAAGAAACTTCAAGAAATTAATGTAAATTACAAAAGGGAAGTAAATGCGAAATAGCCCCTTAGAGACTCTTCAATAAGCAAGAGTTCACAGGTTTCCCATGGAAAAAGTAATCTCAGTTAAGAATGAACAAGTAATTGAAAAGTATAAACCATATGAGGAAATAATCCACCAAGAGGTAAAGCCAGCAGGTGTGACAAACAGGAAGTTCACCAAACCATGAACTTGAGAAAACAAAGTAAGTTTGAAGAGTGGTAAAGTGAGTATACTaatgatataaaagaaagaagtaaaacattaATACAAGAATAAGACatggtaggggaaaaaaaaaaaagaaaaaaggacaggtgttttaaagaaaatacaggaaaatccCAGGTTCTCTCCTTGGCCTGTGGTGGGCTGATACCTCAGGACGAAAGGGAGAGCAAAAGGTTAAAGGGAGGTCataagaggaagggaaatcagCAAATATATAAAGTCTATGTTTAAAGGCAATTGACAGGTTTTTTCAAATCCCCCAAACTCAAGCAATCCAGCATCCACATAGTCTTTTtgcagggagaaaaggaggggaaaatggAATCCACTCCATCAAAAGACGAATCTTATGTTTAAAAAGATGGCTAACTAAACATGTGCATTAGTTTCCACCGCCTCTTAAAACTCTCCTCAAATGATAATAtagggatgaaaaagaaaaagaaaagcaaagagaacaaaagagacaacTAGTTTAGGAGGTTGGGAAGCAGATGGACTAGTGGTAACTGACAGCAATCCCAAGAAAACAGAACCCTAAGCCAGTaaggaggaaaaatgaaaagcaaagtgTGTAACAGAGGCCTTAAAAGAATGAGGAATTGGAGGTGCAGATAACTTGCAAAATGGGGGTGAAGGTAGAGCTAAAAATAGGACTGGTCGAAAGACCATTTAAAAAGTTACCTTTAGATTCTCACTTTGCACAGTGGAACAACTAGCTGTCCTCCACACCAGAGAAGACTGAAAGTTTATTGTCTGGaaaagggaaatgagagttgcTAGAACAGGGGACAGGAACACAGTTCAAAGTAGGGCCATCCTACTAACTACAACGGATTAAGTAAAAGTTGCAAACAGATGTTAAGTCAGACCTGCCCTAGCCCTTTACCTTATTAGACACCCAGAATACTGGAAGCCAGGATGAAAACTTCCAGgcagatcttttttttccccctgggaaCTCCAGacattttaagagaaaagagCACTGATCATCTTGCACT
This window of the Orcinus orca chromosome 14, mOrcOrc1.1, whole genome shotgun sequence genome carries:
- the SGMS1 gene encoding phosphatidylcholine:ceramide cholinephosphotransferase 1 isoform X1, producing the protein MKEVVYWSPKKVADWLQENAMPEYCEPLEHFTGRDLINLTQEDFTKPPLCRVSSDNGQRLLHMIETLKMEHHLEAHKNGHANGHLCIGTDVLAPDGSFSIKVKPKGMPNGYRKEMIKIPMPEPERSQYPMEWGKTFLAFLYALSCFVLTTVMISVVHERVPPKEVQPPLPDTFFDHFNRVQWAFSICEINGMILVGLWLIQWLLLKYKSIISRRFFCIVGTLYLYRCITMYVTTLPVPGMHFNCSPKLFGDWEAQLRRIMKLIAGGGLSITGSHNMCGDYLYSGHTVMLTLTYLFIKEYSPRRLWWYHWICWLLSVVGIFCILLAHDHYTVDVVVAYYITTRLFWWYHTMANQQVLKEASQMNLLARVWWYRPFQYFERNVQGIVPRSYHWPFPWPVIHLGRQVKYSRLVSDT
- the SGMS1 gene encoding phosphatidylcholine:ceramide cholinephosphotransferase 1 isoform X2 — encoded protein: MKEVVYWSPKKVADWLQENAMPEYCEPLEHFTGRDLINLTQEDFTKPPLCRVSSDNGQRLLHMIETLKMEHHLEAHKNGHANGHLCIGTDVLAPDGSFSIKVKPKGMPNGYRKEMIKIPMPEPERSQYPMEWGKTFLAFLYALSCFVLTTVMISVVHERVPPKEVQPPLPDTFFDHFNRVQWAFSICEINGMILVGLWLIQWLLLKYKSIISRRFFCIVGTLYLYRCITMYVTTLPVPGMHFNCSPKLFGDWEAQLRRIMKLIAGGGLSITGSHNMCGDYLYSGHTVMLTLTYLFIKEYSPRRLWWYHWICWLLSVVGIFCILLAHDHYTVDVVVAYYITTRLFWWYHTMANQQVLKEASQMNLLARVWWYRPFQYFERNVQGIVPRSYHWPFPWPVIHLGRQVKYSRLLP